The following is a genomic window from Prunus persica cultivar Lovell chromosome G7, Prunus_persica_NCBIv2, whole genome shotgun sequence.
GAATGATTTGATAGAAAACGATACGTAATTGTTGGGGTCAAAGTAAGATTAGCTGAGTCGGTGATGTCCCTCCACTCTTTGGAGCTAAAAATGGCAAGTTTGAAATCGAGAACACCAAGTCgtgtcattttcttattgaaTAGACGTCTCCATGGCTTTTCGAAAGCCCATTGGGCTTGTAGCACCTTGTATTGCTAGTGGTGTAGATTATATCCGAAATGAAAAGACCAAATTCAACTTAGTTGCTGGTTTATTCATGACATTTGAGAAAATCTATTTTGACGACTACCTGCTGGAATTAGtactgtcttggcatggatTATGTTTAGGGACTGATTTGGtttggcttggtctaagttggataacatttatcctgcgtttggtgtatgcttggactaggactagaattttttttattttttcaaaaatatctatatatatgtatatatgtattttataatatatatatgtatatatacatacatataatatatatatatacatgtatataagtatattataataatattatatattttaaataatataaacgtacatacatatatataagtgtatataaGTGTAtctatgtatattataatatacatgggtataatacatatacatatatttatatatatgtataatataatatataatatatatgggtatgttataataataataataatatacatgtatatacgtgtatatatgtatattatatatgtatttatatatacatatacattatatatattataaaatacatatgtatatataatatatgtatatatgttatatattataatatacatatatatacgtatatacatgtaacCCATgcctgccaaaataaaagtGACAGGTTTGTATTAGGAGTTTCCTTGACATGTTTGTTCCCATTTAACCCATgcctgccaaaataaaagtGACAGGTTTGTATTAGGAGTTTCCTTTCTCCCTAAAATCACATGTAACATTGAAAAAACTCTGCTCGGATGCCTGAAATGGACAAGAATCGTCATAATATTAGTTGTAAAAAAGCATTCCTTTGAACAGAAAATTTGGGACACCCCAGCCCTTCTTGGGAAATACAAATAAGTCCCTACATCAAAGTGTCATTTTTGATGATCTGTTCACGTCCACGTTTCTTTTTGGTAGTTTTAGATGAATGCCTTGCTGacactaatttttttctctgtaCAAAGTTACATCCTGCCAAACTTCATTTTCTGGTCAATGGTTCAATCCACATATGATGACAAAGATTCCAGTGATGAAAATGTCGGTGAAGCTTTTGCGGGTGACGATGACAGTGGAATGGATTATGGGATTATGCAGAGCTTGGAGAAACaacattttgattttgctGAAGTTGGCTTTGCATTGAACAAAATGTCAATCACACCGAAGGATTCCTTACATAGTAGGTTTGGTGgtgcaataaaccaacccaTGCGAATGCCCTCAAGAATTAGACTGTCAACTAGTCCGGAGTCTTTGTAAATTGAAAGTGTGTAGCCCCTCTTTACTTTTGTGGAAGATGCAAACTGCAAAACTGTATTGATTGTACAACAGACATTATGATGGCCTCAGAGGATTGTGGCAAGCTGATGATGAGTGAGATGCGTAGTGGTAGACATTTATTTATGTAGGGTACTTTGGAGCCTTGTTTTTCTGCCCTCAATGAACTTAATCAGAACGTGTAGTATGCCAATATGCCTCCTGATGAGGTTgttttaaagttgttgatggaatttttgtgtccatttgaaTTGGGGCAAAATTGGGTGGATGCAGCAATTAACCCAGTTCAATATATTATAGGGAGCTTAATTTCTCACCTGCAAGGCTTAATGATCCCATCCCAAGTGTTGCTTCTTGCTAGGAAGAATGTGAAGGGAGTTCAACAAACCCTTTGGAACCCATAAACAAATGGTTATGTAACAACACATTAACACTACGATGCGATCATACATACAATGAACTAGTTGAATTTTAGTACCTGCAATTTTTAAATGCTCAAATCTAAATTCAATAATTCCAACTTTAAGATATATACCAAGTAAATTCAGGcctgtttgataaccatttcaattttagtttttagtcatcatatttttatagaggaaaaaaaaggagaatgaaagtgagaatgagagtgaagATTGTGATTGAGAGAGAATATGAGAGGGGAGAGGAAGGagtaacaaaattgaaaacaaaaacttaaaactgaaatcaatttgaaattgttttcacttttatttaaaacttaaaataattttttcaaaattatctCATCCTCATTCTCATtttcactctcattttcctttATACTCTAGCACgtaaaatgaaaatcaagaatgactaaaaaaaactaaaattgaaatggttattcAAAGGGACTTAGTTGAGGTCGTTAATTAACAGACAaagcaataaacaaacaacgaaatcattttcatttatgtACACACAGGCGAACAACACGAACCAATTGGTGAGTACTGTAGCAAACAAAAGGATATCTTGTAAAATGAGAATCGAACCCGCTCGCATGGCCTGCAGCGGTGGCATTCCTCAGCTCTCTCACAGACTCATCGACTCTCTGGCCTTCCGCTTTACTGCCAAAGCTTTTCGCGCTTTCCCCAAGGCGCTTACGACGTCGTTCCCAGTTCGTTCCACCCAGCAAGCTTTTCACAAAGTTCTCACTTGTGCCTCCGACGATGATGTCTTCACTTGGGACGACGTCGTTAGGATATCCAAACCGGAAACCCTTTCCGACGACCCTTCAGATCTCAGGGGCTACTGGGAAAAGATCAAAATCTGCAATCGCAGACTGGTAAGTTATACGATACATTTTCTCAGCTGCCAAACAGACCAATTGTTCGTTTATCTCTTCACTCCACATTTTATTAAAACTGCTTTAGGGTTCTGCTTGCAGGAATCGCAATCTGAGTTCCTTTCCTTTGTAATTGAGGACCAAATCGTTGGTTACATTCACAAAGGGTAAGCTCAAATTCCGTGAATTCAAATACCCGTTTCATGCTCAGATATAGGTGTAGCACTGACTAATTTTCCCAATTCTGTAGTTTTGCCGAGAATTTACGTAGTTTCAAGGACGTGTTTACTTTCCCACCAGAAAATTCAAACTCTAATGGCAGTTCAATAACCTTGCATTCATCGCTGAGCACAGACGAGGACAGGACGGGAGCGGTGGGAGATGTAATCAAAAGCTTAGGGGAAGAACATATTCCAGGTATAAGGAATGAGGTACTGTTTGTGCTAACTGAATCAAATCCTATATTTATGTCCTTCTAATTTCACCCCAATTGTTGGAACAGTATAAACTATTAGCACTAGTTTTGTTATCTGGGCTAACTAtggtttcattttatttggATGATCAGCTATACCCTGTGACATCATCCTTTGGGGCATccatatttttctctctagAACGTGCAGCTGCTCCTTATTTTGGAATAAAGgtttgtttctgcaatttgCGCCACCTTTTTACCTTGGTCTAGGTGATTAAACAGTGAATTATAATCAATTTTTGATGCATCTCTAGCAAGTCATTTTGGCTATATTAATCTGTCTGATAAATGGCAACTGGCTCATTGGATTAATTGGTGCCATGTATCTAGCAGTGCCTGTAGTTTATTATTAAATCGACATGGAGGTTCTGTGAAAGGGCTTGATAATGAGGTTTTGGAGGTGACTCTGTGCACTATAGTGTTGGCTAGAGAGGAATATAAGATTTTTTGTAGGGTTAGAAATTTCAGCGGTAGCAGTGAAGGGTTAATTACTCTGGTCGCTTTTTCAATGGTCATGTAGGAAGCCAGCtaactcttttatttttgttcatttgattttcttgcaaCTTTCATTTTTAACATTCTCTTATGTTACTTCTTGTTGGAATAGGCTTATGGAGTGCAAATGAATGGCTATGTTGAAAAGGATGGGAAGAAGTTTCTATGGATAGGGAAGAGAAGTCAACAGAAAACCACTTATCCAGGGATGCTTGATCAACTAGTTGCTGGGGGACTGGTTTGTAATGAGCCTCTCAACTCGCTTTAAGGCATTTTAGTTTCCATTCTATCAGTATTCAGGCTGTCAAAGGGAGCTTGCTACAGTTTAGTTTGCTTTCGGCAGCTAGAGTAACTTCTATTACATGACATGTTCCTAGATTAGACGGCTCTGGTGCACTTTACTGTCAATGTAATTGGTGAAAATACTTGACCAAGAACTTGCTGGATTTTATGGTTGTAATCTGAGGCAAGTGGAGGAGCAAGTGGTTCTTCCTTGCCTGATATTTAGAGGCCTACTTTAAGCTTAGCAAATGCAAGTGGCAGGTTTCATGATTCCCAATCTTGGAAAATAAGTTATCAAAAATGATAAAGTTTATACAATCCTTTCTTCGTTAAGCCTGTTTTCTAGTTAGCAATGATCTTAATGCATTTCTGAGCTAGAATTTTATTATGTATCCCCTGTTTGTAATTGCAGCCTCATGGGGTTGCATGTGGGGACAATGTTGTAAAGGAATGTGAAGAGGAAGCCGGAATACCCAGTTCCATTTCTAGTGTGTAAGTTTTTGTTAACCCTTAAATTATCAGTATATTATCTTATATAGGGCATGCCTTGTTTGGCTATGAAATTGAACTTTATTTGGCTAACTCACTGCCTCAATTTAGAAATTGTTTTTATTGCAAAATCTCTCCctttccatctctctctctctctctctctctctctctctctctctctctctctctctctctctctctcttacacaCTGAGTGATGGGTTTGGCAATGCTTCTCATACAGAGCTATACCAGTTGGTGCTGTTTCATATATGGACATTGATGGGTATAGATTCAAAAGGGACGTTTTGTTTTGCTATGATTTAAAACTTCCTGAGAGTTTCACGCCTAAGAATCAAGGTAAGACCGTTGGAGCTTAGCTTTTACCTATATTAGTTGTAAATTTTGCCTTCAGCTTTGTCATTTTTCACCCTTCATTTAATCCTAAACCATCTGCAATTTTCCCCTTATTGAACATGTGACAGATGGAGAGGTGGAGAGCTTCAAGTTGATCCCTGTGATGGATGTTGCAAACATCATACAAAGGACACAATTTTTCAAGCCAAATTGCTCTCTTGTCATCATTGATTTCCTGTTTCGACACGggtattttgaattttactaccaaaattcatacatttagatacatttatttttgcatatacTGACTGTATAGCTTTCCTGACAATGAACCATGTGGTGATGATGTATGTAtagccatcatcatcatctgccTGTAACCCTAGTTCTGGGTTCTGGCATCTTTAGGATAAGTTATTTACCCCTACCCAACCTTCCCACTTTGGATCAACCTGTAGTATAATTTACTGTATGGTAAAGGACCAAACTCACAatagtttattttattgaacCATAATGCACTACTGCGATCCCCTTCTAAAAATCtgatgtttgtttttaatcaaTGCAGGTACATTAGGCCGGAATGCTTTGGATACCTGGATCTACTACAAAGTTTGAGGAGTGGTGATTGTTCGtaattgtataaaaataaataataataataaaattccttTTTGGCACTGCCtaattgtaattttctttttaactgtTCTGATTCTTCCCCCAAAATTATACAAGCTGTGTGACAAATTGTGAAAATAAGCCATATTTCCAAATGCCAACGTAGCCCAGATAAAATGAAACCATTGTTAGCCCAGATAACAAAATTAGTGTTAGTAGTTTATACTGTTCCAACAATTGGGGTGAAATTAGAAGGACATGGATATAGGATTTGATTCAGTTAGCACAAACAGTACCTCATTCCTTATACCTGGAATATGTTCTTCTCTTGAAATAGAATTACCCTTGTTGGATAAAATTGTTTCTTTAAGCCTTTTGGGGTTTCCAAAATCTTTTCCCATAAAACGGTCCTTAAGCTTAGGGTTTAGGAACAATATGAATtaataaatcaaaaaaattactgTAATTTATATGAGaagcgaaaaaaaaaaaaaaaaacttcaactcAAATTTCCCATAAATGTGTCGTTCCAAGTATAGTCCCATAAAAAGGGTCCTTTGCCTAGTTTTCTTCTTGCTACCTCCTTTCTTCTGAACCCTACTTTTATTCTTAAACCTTGACGCCTTTAGTGGAGAAAATAGTTGAAACACTCTTCCCTTCAAGCTTCTTTGTCATCTTCACCACAGCTGATATCCCTTTTCTTGCAGTTGCCCTATGCTCCGGCCTACGGCTCATCAATTTTCGATCAAGTGGCCAATATGCATACGGTTCAAGCTTGTCCTTCCTCTTCAAATCCCCACCAGCCTTCTTGCTCACGTACTCTTTGCCGGTGGCAGCCCACCTGGACTCTGATGTCTTCCTCCGCTTGTGTGTTTTCTTTGAGTCTACGGGCAAGTAACTACCACCAGCTTCACTTCTTGCATCTGAATGAGGTTTGGATGGCTTTTTCTTGTACGATTCTGCTTCGTCACAAATTATTAGGCGCCCATCATCATCTATCTCTGGCTCATCATCCGACTCCATTTTTCGATTTAAATTCTCGGATGATAAAAGCGCTGACCTTGTTCTTTGCCGATCAAGCAAGTCAAGTGGCTCCTCTTCTAGTTGATCAAGCAAGTTCttatttgttcttcttctgtaTTACGTACTAACAATTGTGTTAATTTATCTCAGGCATCGGATGATGTACAAGTTGCAAAAAATGGCAAACAAAACCACCAGCTGAACCATAGGCTACATCACCAGCTGGATAAATTTGCTTAATTTGGATTGTGTTTATTTATCAAATCATTGTTTTAACATTTCTAGACCATCATATATGATACCCAAACTTCTAGCTACTAAGATCATGAAAGATGCATATAAGTAAGCTAAGCATTCCCAACCAAATATGAACATGAAATACAACCTACCGTAATGAAGATGCTTTGGATTTGAGCTGCAAGGAAGCCTTGCGACGTTTGCCCGAGACAGTTTTGGCATCCATGTAATCTGTATCACTATCCTCAGTTTCTTcatcatcaaaatcagaaaatatttttgtatgGTTCCACCTGCTTAACCTGAAAAGAAGATAGAAAATTACAGAAAGTTACAAAACATAGCCAAGGAGAAGCTGAATTGAAGCTTATATCATATAAAGCTTCGTGGGCAACATACACGTGTGTACAATAAGACATTAAAATGCACAAATGTATGTGTTGTGCTCGAGCatttattagtttttaaaactGTGGAAGACTGAGACCTGGATGTAGTTGCTTTGGAAACTTGAGATCTAGCTTCCTCATATTTAGAACCTAGTTTCCACTCTTTCCGTTCCTTGATCTGTGTTcaataaacaaatgaaaaaggaagatcagaaaggataaaaaaaaagagtgactACTCTGGAAATTTTCATTCTACCAAGACGTGTGTCAACAGACCTTCCGTATGTTGGCAAGCAGTTTCATATGTTCTTCAGGCATCACACCCTTAACAGCATCAAGCCCACATTTCCTGACTAGCATTTCTAGTAGAAACTTAACCTGAGATCAATTCAGGTTTGACCAGCAAGTGATAAGAATTTGGGCAAGTTATCAAACCAACTGAATTCAATGACGTCGAAATTTAGTGGCAAGAAGGAAGCAACCTTGGCTTTGAAGTGGGTTTTAGTAGCATCTTGCAACTTCAGCAAGCTTTCCACCATGCCTTCCAAGTGCAATTGCAACCCCTCGGTTTGTGATTTGGCCACTAATACCTTCAAGAAACCTAAAGTAGCCTGCAGTAAGGAAAAGCCCAacgaagaataaaaaataaatgaaaatatttatgtaAGATCAATTGAAATAACAAATCACACAATGATTTATTAAGCAGTTaactcaaaataattaaattactccAAAATGCTGATCTAAAAGAGAGGGGAACATATATACTTTGattatttctttgttctttctctgGAGGAGGAGAAATATGGACGGAACCAAATTGCTTGCGGTTGAAACAAGATCACAAAACTCATAAGCCAACCGAGCTAAGCCCTTCATTGCAGCACTGATCATATGAGGAGTTTCACCAGCTAGGCCCCCAGCTACCTGTGACCATAAgatcatatttatatatgaattTCTAGTCTGGTCCACAGAAGAGCAATGCAATTAAAGATGATAGAATCAGTCGCAATCCGCAGTCTGAAACAATATTCAGTACCatgtaaaaaaattccaacaggTCTTCTCTCTTCCCTCCTTTCTCTTCATCACCATAAGCATGCCCAATTTGGACAAGGATATCATAAGCTCTATTTCTTGTCTTATTGTGAGCCTgcattgaaagaaaaaaattcattaacaATTCATATCAATCATAAAGTTCAGAAGCCGCAGAATGCAAGATCTTTTACCTCTTTCAGTGCAAGAATTTTATCCGTCAAGAATATTAAAACTACATATTAAACCAGATATTCCAGCCGATGAACCACTTTACCTCTGTAAGTGCTAGAATTATTTCTGCCAGGAAACTTAGGATGACATGCCGCCTCTGCTCTGCGTCGCTCTACAAAAAGATTGAAGTTCTTAGGTACTGAATGGCATACGTACGAAACTTGAACCTCTACTTTGTTTGCAATAATTTAAGAATTAATGCTACAAGGAATGAATCTTAGATGAATTAAAAATTGAGGTATCGTTTATTTATTGATACCTTTGAAAGGTGGACTACTAGGAGGTACAAGCAGTCAAGTCTGTGCTGTTTAGCTGAAAAATGGCAAGAAGGCAACACTTCAATCAAGTCAAGGAATTCATCAAGCTTCGATGCAAGAACCTATCACAGTCCTGACCATACATTCAGCAAAGAGATCcattaggaaaaagaaaaaaagaaaaaaacaccaCGGTAACCTGGGTAGGTGATGCCCCAGCAGCAGATAATTTCATCTTATTGTTTctcctttttcatatttttgaaCACATGAGTATTCCAGAAAATTATGATTGATATCTGTGACCATCACTTCTAACTACGACATTAgccacaaaacaaaccaattaCAATCAGTAAATCATGTTTTCCATATTTTCCACTGACAGATGATGACAATTCACGTCACAGAATGGAAGCATTTAACagataattcataaaattcaGAGCATATAAATCATTAACTATTGCATACCCTGAGAATGATTGAAAGAACTTTGTATGCCTTCTTTTGTATCAAACGTTCATCATCCTGAAGTCAGGAAGCCCTTAGTTAgagcaacttttttttttttttcaagcatTGGAGGATCCCTTAGAAGTGAACAAAAAATAGCCAGACGGAAGAAAAAACCTTTCAAACCTGTAATGCAAGCTTTATTCTACCAAATAGAAGATCAACCTCTTCAGCATTTAAACCAGGTAAAAATGAAACTGCCAAGTCAAATAGTTGTGccctgcattttttttttttttttggtcacaAGTGCCGTGCAGTTAAGATGGAAGAATTAATGTAATGTCAGAACTTCCACAAAGAGAGaagtaataattaaattataaaaatcaagaacttaacaaaagaaaatggtatACCGGTTGGAATTAGAATCTGTAGAATCTTTTGCTTTCACATTTAAAAGCTCTGTCCTTTTATGTTTGAAACACTTTGACACAGCTTCTTCATCAGATATTGAAACAAACTCGCCAATTGTGGACTGTAAACGGTGCAAACATAATTATTCTCAACTTCACAGAAATATTGGAGCCACATTAACAAGTTCCTTTTTTAAAGTACAAACATATATCAAAGATAATGGTCTATTTTTAAGTattacaattaaaaaatcGGACCCACTATTGAAAAAGACAAGAATGTTAGGGGAAGCAGAGGAAAGAAGAGTAGCAAAGGGTGATACTGTAAAAAATAGATTGGAGCTTATAGTCTGTCACCACCCCATTTTGTTCCTGTGTTTTTTTTGATCAATTATGttgaagttttttaaaatatccaTTACCATGTACCTAGTACATTGGATAAAGAGATAACTCCTGCCCGTCTCTCTTTCTCGCATAAAATATTTCATCATGGATACTTATTACTTTTTGGTTATAACAAGGATATGCATGATTCATAGGGGAGCTGGATTTGCAACTCCAGTAGAAAACTCACAAATTCATGActattttaaaatcaattccAATTTGGCATTGCAGGACAAACACTATAAGACATATAACATCAATATGCGTAAGTACCTGCAAACAGCCTGCATCATCTTTTGTGGTATTCAAAAAGACATCTGATAAAACATCCAGTAACTTGCAAGCAGGTGACTTGAGCACGTTTAGGTTATCTGCTGTAACCTGAGGGCTATAATTAGCCAAAGCTCCATGTCTGGCACTACCTAC
Proteins encoded in this region:
- the LOC18771120 gene encoding nudix hydrolase 20, chloroplastic; amino-acid sequence: MRIEPARMACSGGIPQLSHRLIDSLAFRFTAKAFRAFPKALTTSFPVRSTQQAFHKVLTCASDDDVFTWDDVVRISKPETLSDDPSDLRGYWEKIKICNRRLESQSEFLSFVIEDQIVGYIHKGFAENLRSFKDVFTFPPENSNSNGSSITLHSSLSTDEDRTGAVGDVIKSLGEEHIPGIRNELYPVTSSFGASIFFSLERAAAPYFGIKAYGVQMNGYVEKDGKKFLWIGKRSQQKTTYPGMLDQLVAGGLPHGVACGDNVVKECEEEAGIPSSISSVAIPVGAVSYMDIDGYRFKRDVLFCYDLKLPESFTPKNQDGEVESFKLIPVMDVANIIQRTQFFKPNCSLVIIDFLFRHGYIRPECFGYLDLLQSLRSGDCS